TGGCAGGAGGTGTGAAATTTGGCTAGAACATTAGTAACAATCGTATTTATGTTAATATGTCTTGCGATGATTATAGTGGTAATGATGCAGGAAAGCAAGAATTCAGGGTTCGGTGCCTTAAGCGGACAGGTTGATTCTGATTCTTATGTTAGAAAGAACCGTGGTCGGACTAAGGAAGGTAAGTTAGAAAGAATTACAGCAATTCTTGGATTTTTGTTCTTCGTAGTAGCCATCGGCCTATGCCTGAAGGTTTTCCAGTAATTTTAAAGCAGACTATGATGCCGTCTCAATTCGCAAACTGAACTGAGGCGGCTTTTTTTGACAAAAGTTTTGACAGGGGAAGCTATTTATGAAAGATAAATTATTATTTGAACAGCGTAAAAACAGCATACGGGATATGATTTATGACCCGGATTATATTCCTTTAAAATTAAAAGAAATGGCATATCTTATGGATGTACCACATAAAGACAGGGGCGCATTAAAAGAAGTAATGGATGCTCTTGTGGCAGATGGAAGTGTAGAACTTACAGCGAAGGGAAAGTATATTAAGCCGGAGAACCACAATGTTACGGGCGTATTCACAGCGAATGCACGTGGTTTTGGTTTTGTGACGGTTGAGGGAGAAGAAGAAGATATCTTTATTCCTGCGACACAGGTAAACGGTGCGCTTCATAAAGATATTGTTAAAGTGAAAGTGACAAAGAGGTCGGGAAGAGAAGGAAAGCGCCGCGAGGGAATGGTCTTAAAAATATTAGAACGTGGCTGTAAGACACTTGTCGGTACCTTCCAGAAGAATACCAGCTTCGGGTTTGTTCTCCCGGATGACCGTCATTACGATAAAGATATTTTTATTTCTAAGAAGCATATGAGTGGCGCAAAGGGCGGAGATAAAGTAGTAGTTCGTCTGACGGATTTTGGAGGAGAAAGAAAGAAACCGGAAGGAGCGGTTATTGAAATTCTTGGACCAATGGATGATCCAGCTACCGATGTGACAAGTATTATACGTGCTTATGGAATTGAACAAGAATTCCCAAAGTCTGTTATGAAAGAAGCACAGTCTGTACCTCAGGAGATTTCAGAACAGCCAGGCGGAAAGCGTGTGGATTTCCGAAATCTTCTTACAGTAACAATTGATGGAGAAGATGCGAGAGACTTAGATGATGCAATCACACTTTCTAAAAAGGATGAGAAGTATTATCTCGGTGTGCATATCGCAGATGTAGCTCACTACGTTAAAGAAGACTCACCGCTTGATAAAGAAGCATTAGAACGAGCAACTAGCGTTTATCTTGCAGATCGTGTTATTCCGATGCTTCCAAGAGAACTTTCCAACGGAATCTGTTCTTTGAACGCAGGAACAGACCGTCTTGCAATGAGTTGTATGATGACATTTGATGTAAATGGTAATGTACTTGATCATACGATTACGGAATCAGTGATCTGTGTTGATGAACGAATGAGTTATACAGGTGTAAAGGCGATTCTTGAAGGTCAGGAACATCCAGAAGGAAAAAGAGAAGATATTCGTGCATTATGTTTTTTAATGAAAGAAGCAGCAGCTATTTTAAAAGAGAAGCGTAGAAAACGAGGGGCGATCGACTTTGATTTTCCGGAATCTAAGATCATCGTAGACGATAAGGGATATCCGATAGATATTCATCCATATGAGAGAAATGTTGCAACAGATATCATTG
This Anaerobutyricum hallii DNA region includes the following protein-coding sequences:
- the secG gene encoding preprotein translocase subunit SecG, whose amino-acid sequence is MARTLVTIVFMLICLAMIIVVMMQESKNSGFGALSGQVDSDSYVRKNRGRTKEGKLERITAILGFLFFVVAIGLCLKVFQ
- the rnr gene encoding ribonuclease R → MKDKLLFEQRKNSIRDMIYDPDYIPLKLKEMAYLMDVPHKDRGALKEVMDALVADGSVELTAKGKYIKPENHNVTGVFTANARGFGFVTVEGEEEDIFIPATQVNGALHKDIVKVKVTKRSGREGKRREGMVLKILERGCKTLVGTFQKNTSFGFVLPDDRHYDKDIFISKKHMSGAKGGDKVVVRLTDFGGERKKPEGAVIEILGPMDDPATDVTSIIRAYGIEQEFPKSVMKEAQSVPQEISEQPGGKRVDFRNLLTVTIDGEDARDLDDAITLSKKDEKYYLGVHIADVAHYVKEDSPLDKEALERATSVYLADRVIPMLPRELSNGICSLNAGTDRLAMSCMMTFDVNGNVLDHTITESVICVDERMSYTGVKAILEGQEHPEGKREDIRALCFLMKEAAAILKEKRRKRGAIDFDFPESKIIVDDKGYPIDIHPYERNVATDIIEDFMLLANETVAEDYFWQEIPFLYRTHETPDSDKIKKLDTFIHNFGYYMKTGRENFHPKEIQKLLFSLEGEPEEPLISRLALRSMKQAKYTTLNVGHFGLSTQYYTHFTSPIRRYPDLQIHRIIKENIHGKLNQKRLEHYEAILPSVAQQSSTMERRAQDAEREVDKLKKVEYMQQYLGEAFTGVISGVTSWGFFVELDNTIEGMVSINSLLDDFYVFDEESYKLTGEHTGRIFTLGQKVEIVVRSADKMERTIDFVLKEFSQHADYPDPDDYYGDGIPGDSFAEEDSEFDETGSSLPDKDGILLNDWIDDEEADRLLHLYSKKKIDEI